A single window of Ananas comosus cultivar F153 linkage group 17, ASM154086v1, whole genome shotgun sequence DNA harbors:
- the LOC109723571 gene encoding cytochrome P450 86B1-like yields MAVTLFEAIWAQVRHNLTLTDVAFAMLLLFFTRVAIQRLTTKGPMLWPILGIIPTFFVHRDNAYDWVADSTARCGGTFPYRGMWLGRSNGIVTADPAIVEHILKTRFANFPKGRYYQERFADFLGEGIFNADGRLWREQRRAATAEMHSARFTSYSAGTVTDLLRRKLLPLLDELSAAAAAADLQNILLRFTFDNICTAAFGVDPGCLGTRELPDVPFARAFEEATELSLFRFIVPPFIWKPMRLLNVGTERRLKTAIQTVHAFAEKTVSDRRTELQKLGSLDERSDLLSRLMNADSTSVSFSDKLLKDFCISLILAGRDTSSVALVWFFWLLHRHPHVETRIVDEITRIVKKRYCCDSDDIVFTVDEVKKMEYLHAALSESLRLYPSVPIDFKEAAEDDMLPGGTAVRKGWRVIYSMYSMGRAEAVWGRDCREFRPERWMSASAEEGGLFVGESPFKYAVFNAGPRLCVGKRFAYVQMKMVAAAVLRRYRVVVAEGQVVAPKLTTTLYMRNGLTVTFKRREIY; encoded by the exons atggcAGTAACGTTATTTGAAGCCATTTGGGCCCAAGTTAGACACAACCTTACCCTTACAGACGTGGCCTTCGCCATGCTGCTCCTCTTCTTCACCAGAGTAGCTATTCAGCGATTAACCACAAAGGGCCCGATGCTGTGGCCCATACTCGGCATCATCCCTACTTTCTTCGTCCACCGCGACAACGCCTACGACTGGGTGGCCGACTCCACCGCCCGCTGCGGCGGCACCTTCCCCTACCGCGGCATGTGGCTCGGCCGCAGCAATGGCATCGTGACCGCCGACCCGGCCATCGTCGAGCACATCCTCAAGACGCGCTTTGCCAATTTCCCCAAGGGACG GTACTATCAGGAACGATTTGCCGATTTCCTAGGCGAAGGCATCTTCAACGCAGATGGCCGGCTGTGGAGGGAGCAGcgccgcgccgccaccgccgagaTGCACTCGGCGCGGTTCACTTCGTACTCCGCCGGCACGGTCACGGACCTCCTCCGCCGCAAGCTGCTGCCGCTGCTCGACGAGCTatcggctgccgccgccgccgccgacctccAGAACATCCTCCTCCGCTTCACCTTCGACAACATCTGCACCGCCGCGTTCGGCGTCGACCCCGGGTGCCTCGGCACCCGCGAATTGCCGGACGTTCCCTTCGCCCGGGCCTTCGAGGAGGCGACGGAGCTCTCACTCTTCCGGTTCATCGTGCCGCCGTTCATCTGGAAGCCGATGCGCCTCCTCAACGTCGGAACGGAGAGGCGGCTCAAGACGGCAATTCAGACTGTCCACGCGTTCGCGGAAAAAACCGTGTCGGACCGCCGGACGGAGCTCCAGAAGCTGGGCAGTCTGGACGAGCGGTCGGACCTTCTCTCAAGGTTGATGAACGCCGACAGCACGTCCGTCAGTTTTTCCGACAAGCTGCTGAAGGACTTCTGCATCAGCCTCATCCTCGCCGGCCGCGACACCAGCTCCGTCGCGCTCGTCTGGTTCTTCTGGCTCCTGCACCGCCACCCGCACGTCGAAACCCGCATCGTCGACGAGATCACCCGCATCGTGAAAAAAAG ATACTGCTGCGACTCCGACGACATTGTATTCACCGTTGACGAGGTAAAGAAGATGGAGTACCTGCATGCGGCGTTATCGGAGTCGCTGCGGCTGTACCCGTCGGTGCCGATCGACTtcaaggaggcggcggaggacgacatGTTACCAGGGGGGACTGCGGTGCGGAAGGGGTGGAGAGTGATATATTCGATGTATTCGATGGGGCGGGCGGAGGCGGTGTGGGGGAGGGATTGCCGGGAATTCCGGCCGGAGCGGTGGATGAGCGCGTCGGCAGAGGAGGGGGGGTTGTTCGTCGGCGAGAGCCCGTTCAAGTACGCGGTGTTCAACGCCGGGCCGAGGTTGTGCGTCGGGAAGCGGTTTGCGTACGTGCAGATGAagatggtggcggcggcggtgctgcgGCGGTACCGCGTGGTGGTGGCCGAGGGGCAGGTGGTGGCGCCCAAGTTGACCACCACCTTGTACATGAGGAATGGACTCACGGTCACCTTCAAAAGAAGAGAGATATActga